GCTAAACATTTGTTTCCAGGTGGCTATTACGTCTGGAATCTTGGTGGCGAATCTGATCAACTATGGAACATCTAATATGGCTAAAAATGGGTGGAGGGTTTCTTTAGGTTTAGCAGCTGTTCCAGCAATTCTTATGGTGATCGGATCATTCTTTTTGCCCGATACACCAAACTCAATGCTTGAGAGAGGAAAATACGAGGAAGCAAAACAAATGTTGAAGAAAGTACGAGGAACAGAAAACGTTGACCATGAGTTTCAAGATATACGCGATGCATGTGAAGCTGCTAAAAAGGTAGAACATCCATGGAAAAACATCAGGCAGAGCAAATACAGACCAGCTTTAGTCTTCTGCTCGGCCATTCCCTTTTTCCAGCAGATTACTGGAATTAATGTCATTATGTTCTACGCTCCTGTTCTCTTCAAGACTCTTGGTTTTGGAGATGATGCTGCTCTTATGTCGGCTGTAATAACCGGTGTAGTTAACGTGCTCGCGACCTTTGTCTCCCTATACTCGGTTGATAGATTTGGAAGAAGGTTTCTTTTCCTTGAAGGTGGCATTCAAATGTTCATGTCAGGTATACAAATCAGTTTTACATAGCCTTCAATTCTTTCTTTCATTATTTGTGTTTGCATTAGCTTTTCCACTCTAAGCATCACAACATATGTTTGTATGCACAACAATCATAAACATAGTCGGTTCCAAGATTTAGGGgaccataaatattttagacatatggaaagtgtttttttttcataaaaacaaTGACAAATTAACAACCATAATAATTTCTTGAATATTTAGatgattaaattaattttttctttttaaaaatcataacaaACTGAACATGGAAactgtaaaaaaaacaatagtttcttgaaaataatatgtaatttattaaggtgtatatataattctttatttctttttcgtaaaaaaagtCATACATATGATTGATGCAtgttttgtttatcttttcAGATTCTTGTTGGTTCATTTATCGGTTTAAAATTCGGAACCACGGGAACCGGAACCTTGACACCAGCAACAGCAGACTGGATTCTTGTTTTCATATGTGTGTACGTTGCTGGATTTGCATGGTCATGGGGTCCATTGGGTTGGTTAGTACCCAGTGAGATCTGTCCATTGGAAATCAGACCAGCGGGACAAGCCATCAACGTCTCAGTCAACATGTTCTTCACTTTCCTCATCGGTCAATTCTTCTTGACAATGCTTTGTCACATGAAGTTTGGTCTCTTCTACTTCTTTGCAGGCATGGTTGCCATCATGACCATCTTCATCTACTTTTTGTTTCCGGAGACCAGAGGTGTTCCCATTGAAGAGATGGGAAGAGTTTGGAAGCAACATTGGTTCTGGAAAAATTACATTCCAGATGATGCAGTTATTGGTGGAAATGATGAAAACTAAACCAATTAGTTTTAAGTGGAATTGGTTTGGGCATATATGTTTCTCAATTACGGGTTGTTGCGCTAgccttaattttttattatatcatttCTTCCACTAATTTTACTCTCATTCTCTCTACGCTCGTTTTACCCAATCACACTCTATatgtttatggtttaggattcCTCGAACTTGAATACTAACAATGAAACCATAAATCAAAATCCTATTAAATATACCCTAAACAGTATTCCTTAAAAgataaatctaaaccctaagctcTAGACCCTAACAGAATAATCAGTAAAACCTAGACcataaacataattaaaaaagcaTAAACTCAAACACTATCATGAATCCTAAACCCAAAGAAATAatccctaaaccataaacccaaacaaGATAATTATGCAGTTATATATCCGACTAATATAATATGTAGAGGTTagaatataacatttcaaaGTACATATACTTTAATAGCCAGATTATTATCAAATGACTGGTGACATAAATTCATAAActttaaatactaaactcttAGCAATATACCATAACCCttgaaagaaaattataaaactctaaCCGTAAATCAGGAATCATAAACTCTAGATCCACAACATAATCCATAGGCTCAGttattgttttcaaattaagCATGAACATTACTtgtataaatatgttttcttgcttAAAGcatgtataaattttaaatgacagattatgtataaattaagtatactatatttttaattacataaaaaCACTCAGACTAATAATAATGTGATATAGAAGGGGAAGGTGTGATGACTATATTtccataaaaaattatttaccatTTATTAGCTCAAACTGGTTTTGGTTTACCTTATTAACATCACCTATATCTTAATATGTAcgatctattaaaacagaatcaCAAAATTTCATCTAACTTGATTCTAggtagaatatttttttaagaaactatactttatatatttctcATAACTTATACTATTAGTCGATTATTAACTATTCACATTTAAATATAGGCTAACGATAGCTACAAATATCtgcaattttctttttgaaatattacaAACTTTCATATTTTACTAACTAAAGATTCTCAAATAGTCAATTAGATTTACTTAATCTCTAATATTATATTTCCTAAATCCTTTTAAAAACATTTCCAAAATGCGGTTAAAATGTTTACCACcaaatatttagtatattttaacatgaatatttaattaaagttttcTAGTttatactcatatgattttattaacatttgtatatttgatgtaacaaaacattttaaaccattaatcacaaaatttttaatgtgagatttttaatagttttagtaatttataatcgtttttaaaaattcaatgcaaatttcaaaattaaaatatccaggtctcaatatttttttcaatgaaaattttgaaattagcatatttatttattttaatagtatatagtttaatttaaataatattagtttatacatatatatatatatatatatttaatctgaatatatatcaaatgatacttcatattcatatgatttttatGATCAAttgtatctttttataaaaaaaaataaataaaaccatTGTTCACAAAAAATTTCattgtaagatttttaaaagttttagtaatttatagtcatttttgaacattcaaaatataactaataagaaaaaaattgattttttgttatatggttaatgtgattatttaattttttaataatatatattaaacgaAAAATGATGGAGGATACGAAAActattatcaaatttttattattcaaaattattaattttcatatatatattaatcatattatgtaattttgtaTATGCACttctaatcaatttgatagctaatttaataaaatgtacttctaatcaatttgatagttaatttaataaaatgtataatatatatttatgtggaccaacttatttttctaagaatttttaaaattatcttagTAATGATACGTGTTTATACtaaaaagttgtaatgtttctcatttaatatataagtgATAAATCCAATTCTATATAAAGAGAAAGTCAGCGAAGAGAGTCGTTTGGATGATATAGTTGTCATTtgactttttaatattaatcGCTATTATAAAGTTTTCATCCGTTTCTAATAATCTATATACCAATTTTTTAGATCCATATTAAATGTATCATTGACGAAGTTCACATCACACCCATCCAGTAGACGAATCTTACCTTGCCTGATGGCGAGGAGGAAGATGGGTtggtttttgtgtgtttagagAGTCATACAAGGCTTAGTAATGTGCAAAAGTCTTTTAGAAAATGTTATCCAGTTGTGTCTCATTATCGGTTACGACAGATATTATCAGTCGGGTGTTTATGTATTCGTATTCATAAGTTACTAAAATACAACATGATTATatgtttatggtttaggattcCAAGAACCTAAACACTAACAAATACACCCTAAACAGTATTCCATAAAAgataaatctaaaccctaattaaGCTCTAGACCTAACACAATAATCAGTAAACTCTAGACCATAAAAATTATTCGTAAAAACTAAACTCAAACACTAAACCATGAATCCTAAACTCCAAAAAATAAtgcctaaaccataaactcaaacTAGATAATTATGCAGTTATATATCCGACTGATATAATATGTAGAGGTTAGAATATAACATTTCAAGTACATATACTTTAGgacaattgtcaataatagcaccttttgaagtttatgtctcaaaaatagcactagaaggagaaagtcacaaaaatgacattcattaaagggtaaaatatctataatacccttggtttaaaattaaataaacaaattaaaataaaaataaaaaaaataatttttttttatagtttcagattatatgttttcagattcgaaatttttataatttttttttttttaaaaaatttcaatttttttttcagattttctttttataatttaaaaatactttttgaaactgtttttaaaatttttattttttattttattatttattatttataaaattttaaaccctaattccaaaaccccaccccttaactctaaaccctaaggtttggattaattaaccctaggggtataagtgtacattacctctttaatgaaacctatttttgtgactttgagccttgagtgctactttgggaacaaaaacttggtttggtgctattctagtctttttctctatacTTTAATAGCCAGATTATTATCAAATGACTGGTGATGTCTAAAATCATACACTTTAAAGTCTAAACTCTTAGCAATATACCATAACCCTCaaaagtaaattataaaatctaaccctaaaacaggaatcataaactctaaacccataACAATAATCCATACGCCCTAAACCGTTAATTTCATAGCTtaagagtttttgtttttgatttgttGATATATTTCAGTAAgattacatataaattaatatatattatttagagaatcaaataaaaataaactaaagtattGATCGatttaaaattacataaataaacatataaataacattataaaaaaaaatgtatatatatattaattttacaaATGAACTTGATTTTaacagtttttaatatttaaatttcagttATATATGTTTGAGCCCttacataatttatatgtataaaaataaatataatatacttataaacaagaatatattattattttttagttaaagttttgattttgggtATAACAATTTGGATCGTTCCGGCTACTCATTTTCTGGATTATATTgaaatcatttatttcttcagaTTGAagtatactatttttattttagttaagaaaattttgattattttaattcattGCATTAGTTGAGTTCTTCATCTtaaatatgtaaactatatttttgtaatttcttGGGTACAATTTGATGTATATTTGTAGAAAGTATATTAAAAAACCTAAAATAAGGATGAATACAAAGTTTCAAAAACGGATATAACCGATAAAATTTTGAAAGcaaatgaatatataaaaatatttataaataactaaatatattttataaattttaaataattttacattattatttataaaaatttaaacttacaatattgtaaataatattaaacataaaaaattatattgttttacatattattgttatatgTCTATTAggttgtaaaaatatataataaaattataaaccaaaaaaatgaagacttaattaatattttatattaaatttaatttaagtttgtatattttttatttatgtagtttgataaacaaatatatataaatctcaatcaaaataaataatttaacaaaacaaatttaagtaaaaatgaCTAAACCATCTCAAAAATTgtaattatgaatattttaattcatcaaagatatcttgatttatgttatttaaattacttttaatatatatatatatatatattagttttttaaaagtatattttgaAGAGATGAGTAATTCTTTTTTAATAGTAGGATGGTTTCTTGTAAACTTTCCATTttgtgaaatcatattataaatattatatattttcatgctcatgtatttataaaataaaaaattttgttttgtaatatatttttcgtcttttattttataaaatttccttttattatatatatgttattttggaaatattgaaaagaaaactaaaatttaaaatcttattaactgaattagtaaataatttttaataaaggcaatcagatataatattttaaattcactAAGGTTACTTAGTAAATATGAATTGTAAGAATTAGTGTGATCAAAACATATAGTAAATTGacttatcaaataatattataaagattttaaaatattaaatattaaaataatatattttatcttaaACATATATTTAGAGAAGTACACTAGAATAGCAATAAAAAATTTTTATCACAAAGTAGtttccaaatatcaaaataaccaaaataggcTGCATTAAGGAGGTAAATAATAattgacgacaaaaaaaaaggaggtaaataataattatactcatattttatagatatatatacaaacaggaaaatattaataaaaatttggaaatgaatatatttttgattttttgaatttcctttcaatttgtttttaacattttttggaaaagatttttatcaacaaaaattttAGGAATACCTTCTCGAATGTGTACGATATCCTTCTGAATTTGAGTTTATTAAGACATTCCTGAATAAATACAATATCATTCtaagatttaataaaatattgataaataagtataaaattttcaaaatatttaggaatttttttataaatatgtatttaaaatacatttaaatgCATATATAGTAAGACCTTTATGAATACAATACTTCACatgaattatatgtatatttttgtcagatattcttaaatatgtataacatcTTGCCAAAATTTTTGAAAGGCCTTCCTATATTTGATATCCAAATTCTATaaagataatatacatatttataagcaTTTTTCGTAagttatttaaaatgatatactAAAGAATATTTTCCTAAATATGCATATACATCAAATATAGAAGATAACATACACATTTAGGAGAAACTTCTAAATTTATGTACAACTTTTATTCAATAAGTCTATTTACataaaattcaatcaaatgtaAAAGTAACCCAAAAGACTAGTGAAATTACAATAACCTCCTTatgactaaacaaaaaaacatgtattgaGTTTTAACATTATAACCCTCTGCGTGataagacttacaaagaagtcttctcgtttagtagatcttaaaaataattttataaaaattattttgaatgggaaaaaatcaaaatcatgtaataataaacatttctaaatgatgtaaatttatttttactaaaatttaattattttcaacatagatgagtgaaagtataTTAACTCATGATAGTCttttgtttagggtttggtaacatatgttataatattgttggtatatttagggttagattttgaaatcttatcttt
The Brassica napus cultivar Da-Ae chromosome A1, Da-Ae, whole genome shotgun sequence DNA segment above includes these coding regions:
- the LOC106366471 gene encoding sugar transport protein 10-like; the encoded protein is MAGGAFVSEGGSGGRDYEGGVTVFVVITCMVAAMGGLLFGYDLGISGGVTSMDEFLSKFFPQLEKQRVKAKHETAYCKFDDQKLQLFTSSLYLAALVASFVASVVTRKYGRKVSMFTGGLAFLTGALINAFAINVTMLIIGRLLLGVGVGFANQSTPVYLSEMAPAKIRGALNICFQVAITSGILVANLINYGTSNMAKNGWRVSLGLAAVPAILMVIGSFFLPDTPNSMLERGKYEEAKQMLKKVRGTENVDHEFQDIRDACEAAKKVEHPWKNIRQSKYRPALVFCSAIPFFQQITGINVIMFYAPVLFKTLGFGDDAALMSAVITGVVNVLATFVSLYSVDRFGRRFLFLEGGIQMFMSQILVGSFIGLKFGTTGTGTLTPATADWILVFICVYVAGFAWSWGPLGWLVPSEICPLEIRPAGQAINVSVNMFFTFLIGQFFLTMLCHMKFGLFYFFAGMVAIMTIFIYFLFPETRGVPIEEMGRVWKQHWFWKNYIPDDAVIGGNDEN